In Kitasatospora sp. NBC_00240, the following are encoded in one genomic region:
- a CDS encoding MFS transporter, producing the protein MSVRGQTEQAGGATAERAEVAPGWLVARGLIPVAGPKRVLAAATFVNMIGKGLFMTGAALFFTRSVGIPVTQVGLGLGIAALIGLVAGIPVGHLADRRGPRGVYRIALVVQAFALAALLLVHDFRWLVVCMSLVELANSAGTAARGPLTRALGAPNPTHFRSYLRALNNIAAGIGALTAGVVVQLDTRAAYVALILGNAASFLICAALASRLPALAPVEAAPVEAAPVEAAPVEAAPVEAAPVEAAPVEAAPGEAATGETATGETATGETATGSGPWIALRDKPYLLLTGLDGIMSIQTQVLIFALPLWIIGHTTAPRWFVGAGVAVNTVLVVCLQVRASRGIDGNMAAGRTVRRAGVAFLVALALFAASGGVPRWVAMTVIAAGVIVYTVGELWHTAASFELSFGLAPAHAQGQYSGLYGIGQGLSSAVGPPLLGMVCIGLGWPGWLAMGLVFLLVGLLMPSVVTWSDRTRKRTVALDTGA; encoded by the coding sequence GTGAGCGTCCGGGGACAGACGGAACAGGCCGGCGGGGCCACGGCGGAGCGGGCCGAGGTGGCACCCGGGTGGCTGGTGGCCAGAGGCCTGATACCCGTGGCGGGCCCCAAGCGCGTCCTCGCGGCGGCGACGTTCGTGAACATGATCGGCAAGGGCCTGTTCATGACCGGGGCGGCGCTCTTCTTCACCCGCTCGGTGGGCATACCGGTCACCCAGGTCGGACTCGGGCTTGGCATCGCCGCACTGATCGGCCTGGTCGCCGGCATTCCGGTCGGCCACCTGGCGGACCGCCGTGGCCCGCGCGGGGTCTACCGGATCGCGCTTGTCGTCCAGGCGTTCGCACTGGCGGCGCTGCTCCTCGTCCACGACTTCCGGTGGCTCGTGGTGTGCATGTCTCTGGTGGAGCTCGCCAACTCGGCGGGCACGGCGGCCCGGGGGCCGCTCACCCGCGCCCTCGGCGCCCCCAACCCGACCCACTTCCGCTCGTACCTGCGCGCCCTCAACAACATCGCCGCGGGGATCGGAGCCCTCACGGCCGGCGTCGTCGTCCAGCTCGACACCCGGGCGGCGTACGTGGCACTGATCCTGGGCAACGCCGCTTCGTTCCTGATCTGCGCGGCTCTCGCCTCCCGCCTGCCCGCGCTGGCGCCGGTCGAGGCGGCGCCGGTCGAGGCGGCGCCGGTCGAGGCGGCGCCGGTCGAGGCGGCGCCGGTCGAGGCGGCGCCGGTCGAGGCGGCGCCGGTCGAGGCGGCGCCGGGCGAGGCTGCGACGGGCGAGACGGCGACGGGCGAGACGGCGACGGGCGAGACGGCGACGGGCAGCGGACCTTGGATCGCCCTCAGGGACAAGCCGTACCTGCTGCTGACCGGGCTGGACGGGATCATGTCGATCCAGACCCAGGTGCTGATCTTCGCCCTGCCGCTGTGGATCATCGGGCACACCACGGCGCCGAGGTGGTTCGTCGGTGCCGGAGTCGCCGTCAACACCGTCCTCGTGGTGTGCCTCCAGGTGCGGGCCAGCCGGGGCATCGACGGCAACATGGCGGCCGGCCGCACGGTGCGGCGGGCGGGAGTGGCGTTCCTGGTCGCGCTCGCCCTCTTCGCGGCCTCCGGCGGGGTGCCGCGCTGGGTCGCGATGACTGTCATCGCGGCCGGCGTGATCGTCTACACGGTCGGCGAACTCTGGCACACCGCCGCCTCGTTCGAGCTGTCCTTCGGTCTCGCCCCGGCACACGCCCAGGGGCAGTACTCCGGCCTGTACGGCATCGGCCAGGGCCTGTCGAGCGCCGTGGGACCACCGCTGCTCGGCATGGTGTGCATCGGCCTCGGCTGGCCCGGCTGGCTGGCCATGGGGCTCGTCTTCCTCCTCGTCGGACTGCTGATGCCGTCCGTCGTGACCTGGTCCGACCGCACCCGCAAACGGACGGTGGCCCTGGACACCGGGGCGTGA